The proteins below come from a single Aphanothece sacrum FPU1 genomic window:
- a CDS encoding type II toxin-antitoxin system VapC family toxin, giving the protein MLAITPEHTDAITTLPFYHKDPFDRLLVAQAIVEKIPIISVDTALDQYGIQRLW; this is encoded by the coding sequence ATCCTTGCCATCACACCAGAACACACGGATGCGATAACAACCCTTCCTTTTTATCATAAAGACCCTTTCGACCGCCTACTGGTTGCTCAAGCAATTGTTGAAAAAATTCCTATTATTAGTGTAGATACTGCCTTGGATCAGTATGGCATTCAACGTCTTTGGTAG
- the ftsH3 gene encoding ATP-dependent zinc metalloprotease FtsH3 produces MKNNKKWRNAGLYALLLIVVIALASSLLDRQPQSRENLAYSDFINKIENRQVNRVTLNADKTQARVPNPNGGAPLLVDLPDDPDLINILTKNGVDIAVQPQGDESIWFRVASSLFLPILLLVGLFFLLRRAQSGPGSQAMNFGKSKARVQMEPQTQVTFGDVAGIEQAKLELTEVVDFLKNADRFTAIGAKIPKGVLLVGPPGTGKTLLARAVAGEAGVPFFSISGSEFVEMFVGVGASRVRDLFEQAKANAPCIVFIDEIDAVGRQRGAGLGGGNDEREQTLNQLLTEMDGFEGNTGIILIAATNRPDVLDAALLRPGRFDRQVVVDRPDYAGRQEILKVHARGKTLSQDVDLDKIARRTPGFTGADLSNLLNEAAILAARRNLTEISMDEINDAIDRVLAGPEKKNRVMSEKRKTLVAYHEAGHALVGALMPDYDPVQKISIIPRGRAGGLTWFTPSEDRMESGLYSRAYLQNQMAVALGGRVAEEIIFGEEEVTTGASNDLQQVARVARQMITRFGMSDRLGPVALGRQNGGVFLGRDIASDRDFSNQTASAIDEEVRKLVDHAYQRAKDVLVNNRQILDQVAEMLVEKETVDAEELQEILTRNDVKMAALA; encoded by the coding sequence GTGAAAAATAATAAAAAATGGCGAAATGCTGGCTTATACGCCCTATTATTAATAGTGGTTATTGCGTTAGCATCGTCCCTACTCGATAGACAGCCTCAAAGCCGAGAAAATCTAGCTTATAGTGACTTCATTAACAAAATAGAAAATAGACAAGTTAACCGAGTTACCCTAAATGCAGACAAAACTCAAGCCAGAGTACCAAACCCCAATGGAGGGGCCCCTCTGCTGGTTGACTTACCCGATGATCCTGATTTAATCAATATTTTGACTAAAAACGGTGTAGATATTGCGGTTCAACCCCAAGGTGATGAAAGTATCTGGTTCCGAGTTGCTAGTAGTTTATTCTTGCCCATTTTATTGCTGGTAGGACTGTTTTTCTTATTAAGACGGGCCCAAAGTGGCCCCGGTTCTCAAGCGATGAACTTTGGCAAGTCTAAAGCGCGGGTACAAATGGAACCACAAACTCAAGTCACCTTTGGGGATGTAGCAGGTATTGAACAAGCCAAATTAGAATTAACCGAAGTAGTAGACTTCCTGAAAAATGCCGATCGTTTTACAGCTATTGGTGCCAAAATTCCCAAAGGAGTCTTATTAGTTGGGCCTCCAGGAACAGGTAAAACCCTATTGGCCCGTGCAGTAGCTGGAGAAGCAGGAGTGCCTTTCTTCTCTATTTCTGGATCAGAATTTGTGGAAATGTTCGTCGGTGTTGGTGCATCTCGTGTGCGAGATCTCTTTGAACAAGCTAAAGCGAACGCCCCTTGTATCGTCTTCATCGATGAAATAGATGCAGTTGGTCGTCAACGGGGTGCTGGTTTAGGAGGAGGTAACGACGAACGGGAACAAACTCTGAACCAATTACTGACAGAAATGGACGGATTTGAGGGAAATACAGGCATTATTCTCATTGCTGCCACAAACCGTCCCGATGTCCTCGATGCTGCCTTATTACGTCCGGGTCGTTTTGATCGTCAAGTAGTGGTTGATCGTCCCGACTATGCGGGTCGTCAAGAAATACTGAAAGTTCATGCCCGTGGCAAAACCTTATCCCAAGATGTGGATCTTGATAAAATTGCCCGTCGGACTCCTGGGTTTACTGGGGCTGATCTGTCCAACCTATTAAACGAAGCCGCTATTCTGGCAGCCCGTCGTAACCTGACCGAAATTTCTATGGATGAAATTAATGATGCTATCGATCGCGTTTTAGCCGGGCCAGAGAAGAAAAACCGGGTAATGAGTGAGAAGCGTAAAACCTTAGTTGCTTATCATGAGGCTGGTCATGCCTTAGTTGGGGCCTTAATGCCTGATTATGATCCAGTACAAAAAATCAGTATTATTCCCCGTGGCCGGGCCGGTGGCTTAACCTGGTTTACTCCCAGTGAAGATCGTATGGAGTCAGGGTTATATTCTCGCGCTTACCTGCAAAATCAAATGGCTGTGGCTTTAGGCGGTCGGGTTGCCGAAGAAATCATCTTTGGAGAAGAAGAAGTGACCACAGGGGCCTCTAATGACTTACAACAGGTAGCACGAGTGGCCCGTCAGATGATAACTCGTTTTGGTATGAGCGATCGCTTAGGACCTGTTGCCTTAGGACGGCAAAACGGCGGAGTCTTCTTAGGTCGGGACATTGCCTCAGATCGAGATTTTTCTAATCAAACTGCTTCCGCCATTGACGAAGAAGTGCGTAAATTAGTAGATCATGCCTACCAACGGGCTAAAGATGTATTAGTCAATAATCGTCAGATCTTAGATCAAGTAGCAGAAATGTTGGTAGAAAAAGAGACTGTCGATGCGGAAGAGTTACAAGAAATTTTGACCCGCAATGATGTTAAAATGGCTGCTCTAGCCTAA
- a CDS encoding type II toxin-antitoxin system Phd/YefM family antitoxin, giving the protein MIISLEEAQAKLPELIYNLKPGEELLITDNNRPLAKLIGQTPTPSQRPGPGLCKGMITIVADDEEHLQDFAEYLP; this is encoded by the coding sequence ATGATCATCTCTCTCGAAGAAGCACAAGCCAAACTACCCGAACTGATTTACAATCTCAAACCAGGGGAAGAATTGTTAATTACCGACAATAATCGCCCACTTGCCAAATTGATCGGGCAAACACCCACACCATCCCAACGTCCAGGCCCTGGCCTGTGTAAAGGAATGATCACCATCGTAGCTGATGATGAAGAACACTTGCAAGACTTTGCGGAGTATCTGCCTTGA
- a CDS encoding AbrB/MazE/SpoVT family DNA-binding domain-containing protein, with amino-acid sequence MASAIITPKGQVTIPQEIIEHLKLDTGTKVDFVILENGEVKIIPLNTPVKTLSGILERQEKKAITLEDMEKAISKGANDWT; translated from the coding sequence ATGGCGAGTGCAATAATTACCCCTAAAGGACAAGTGACCATTCCCCAAGAAATTATCGAGCATCTTAAACTAGATACTGGAACTAAAGTGGATTTTGTGATTCTCGAAAATGGAGAAGTCAAAATCATACCGCTTAATACACCTGTTAAGACTTTATCAGGAATATTAGAGCGTCAGGAAAAAAAAGCGATCACACTAGAAGATATGGAAAAAGCTATCAGCAAGGGAGCAAATGATTGGACTTGA
- a CDS encoding PIN domain-containing protein — protein MIGLDTNILIRYLTKDDEQQWQQAKQLIESGQQCFVANIVLCEIVWVLKGETYRYSKQEIVNTLEAMLTCGIFEFENRSAFYMALQRTKQGKADFSDYLIGALSLQAGAVHTVTFDCKLNNENGFHCL, from the coding sequence ATGATTGGACTTGACACAAATATTCTCATCCGTTATCTTACCAAAGATGATGAACAACAATGGCAACAAGCAAAGCAATTGATTGAAAGTGGACAACAGTGCTTTGTTGCTAATATTGTTCTGTGTGAAATCGTTTGGGTTTTAAAAGGAGAAACTTATAGGTATAGCAAACAGGAGATAGTTAACACATTAGAAGCTATGCTTACTTGTGGAATCTTTGAATTTGAGAATCGTTCAGCATTTTATATGGCTTTACAACGGACGAAACAAGGAAAAGCAGATTTTTCCGATTATCTCATTGGTGCGCTGTCTCTACAAGCAGGTGCAGTTCATACAGTTACTTTTGACTGTAAACTCAACAATGAGAACGGATTCCATTGTTTATGA
- a CDS encoding RNA-guided endonuclease InsQ/TnpB family protein — MLNVLKVRIYPNQPQEIALNRNLGCARFVYNFYLNKTNNQYQETGIGMTYCQMAKDLTQLKKLPDFEWLQESTAATLQQALKNLEAAFKNFFSKRAKFPKFKSKYKQQSIRYPEGCSLNNNGLKLPKLGIVKAKLSKEILGKIKSVTVSKTSTGKYFASILFESDDLIINKTSKVSGIDLGLSSLVTVFDGETTYKVDPIKPTRKYAKRLKRRQQKLSRRTKGSNNRRKAIKEVALVHEKITNTRQDFLHKLSRKLVDENQVIVAENLCIKGLARTKLAKSILDAGFGMLLNFLSYKLEREGGKLVQVDRFYPSTKTCSCCGFKNNLINLSIRDWVCPNCQTHHDRDENAAKNIRAEGLRILSINTAGQTEF; from the coding sequence GTGTTAAATGTCTTAAAAGTCAGAATTTATCCAAATCAGCCACAAGAAATTGCCTTAAATCGAAATTTAGGCTGTGCAAGATTTGTGTATAATTTTTACTTAAATAAGACTAACAATCAGTATCAAGAAACTGGGATTGGGATGACTTATTGCCAAATGGCAAAAGACCTAACTCAGCTAAAAAAGCTCCCTGATTTTGAATGGTTGCAAGAATCAACGGCTGCCACCTTACAACAGGCACTCAAAAACTTAGAAGCTGCTTTTAAAAATTTCTTTTCTAAAAGGGCTAAATTTCCTAAGTTTAAGAGTAAATATAAACAACAATCAATCCGTTACCCTGAAGGTTGTTCTCTTAATAACAACGGTTTAAAGCTCCCAAAACTGGGGATTGTTAAAGCTAAACTTTCAAAAGAGATTTTAGGAAAGATTAAGTCAGTGACAGTTTCAAAAACAAGTACAGGTAAATATTTTGCCTCTATTTTATTTGAATCTGACGATTTAATCATCAATAAAACCTCTAAAGTCTCAGGAATTGATTTAGGCTTATCTAGCCTAGTGACAGTCTTTGATGGTGAAACAACTTATAAGGTTGACCCAATTAAACCAACTAGAAAATATGCCAAACGATTAAAAAGGAGACAACAGAAATTATCTCGTAGAACCAAGGGTTCTAACAACCGTAGAAAAGCGATTAAAGAAGTCGCTCTTGTTCACGAAAAAATTACTAATACTAGACAAGATTTTCTCCACAAACTCTCAAGAAAGCTCGTTGACGAAAACCAAGTCATTGTAGCAGAAAACCTTTGTATAAAAGGATTAGCGCGTACCAAATTAGCTAAATCAATACTTGATGCTGGATTTGGTATGTTACTAAACTTCTTAAGCTACAAGCTAGAAAGAGAGGGGGGGAAACTTGTTCAAGTTGACAGATTTTATCCAAGTACAAAAACCTGTTCTTGCTGCGGATTCAAAAATAATTTGATAAATTTAAGCATCAGAGATTGGGTTTGTCCTAATTGTCAAACTCACCATGACCGAGACGAAAACGCAGCTAAAAATATCAGAGCAGAAGGATTAAGAATACTGTCAATAAATACCGCCGGACAGACGGAATTTTAA
- a CDS encoding DUF2442 domain-containing protein translates to MISTTVNPMMTIEPVAIRAWADKRMIYVELSDGRIIGFPGDRFRILKQATNEQLAAVKVEVNGYALRWEELDEDITVPGIIAGHFQLPPC, encoded by the coding sequence GTGATTTCCACAACCGTTAATCCCATGATGACTATTGAACCTGTCGCCATTCGAGCCTGGGCAGACAAACGAATGATATATGTTGAACTCAGTGATGGACGTATTATCGGTTTTCCTGGCGATCGCTTCCGCATCTTGAAACAAGCTACAAATGAGCAATTGGCGGCGGTTAAGGTTGAGGTAAACGGTTATGCTCTAAGGTGGGAAGAATTAGATGAGGATATTACTGTTCCTGGGATTATTGCGGGTCATTTCCAGTTACCTCCTTGCTAA
- the tnpA gene encoding IS200/IS605 family transposase: MSNAYNHGFRSVYRLNAHIVFVVKYRKQAISEPILSRLQEIFKDTLNKWDCELLEFNGESDHVHLLIDYKPDKPLSTLIGNLKTVSSRLIRKENPDLSKKYFYGKPYFWTGSYFVASCGGVTVEQLKNYVENQNSPKK; the protein is encoded by the coding sequence ATGTCAAACGCTTACAATCATGGATTTAGATCGGTCTACAGACTTAACGCTCATATTGTTTTTGTCGTTAAATACAGAAAACAGGCTATCAGTGAACCTATACTGTCTAGACTTCAAGAAATCTTTAAAGACACTTTAAATAAATGGGATTGTGAATTACTAGAATTTAATGGCGAGTCCGACCATGTTCATTTGCTCATTGACTACAAACCCGATAAACCTTTATCTACTTTAATCGGTAATTTAAAAACTGTTAGTAGTAGGTTGATACGAAAAGAAAACCCTGACTTGTCTAAGAAATACTTTTATGGAAAACCTTATTTTTGGACAGGCTCTTATTTTGTGGCAAGTTGTGGTGGCGTAACTGTTGAACAACTTAAAAATTATGTTGAAAACCAAAATTCCCCTAAGAAATAA